GCCTCCGCCACCAGCCCGGGCGGCACCGGGCCCGAGGCCACCACGGGATAGCCCCACTCGTCCAGCCGCACCGCCTCCGGCAGCAGGTCCGCGCACAGCCCGTGCGCCCGGCACCCGATCGGATCCACCGTCACTTTCACGCCACACGCTCCAGAATCCGGCACCGGCCACCGGCCGAGTGCGCTGCCAGGTCGGCACCGAACACCTGCAACGCACTCGCCGCGAGGCGCGCCGCGCCGTCCGGGTGCGCGCACGCCCCGCGGCCGGTGAGCGGGGGAAGACGGCGGGCCAGCCGGGCCGTCGACGGGCCGCCGCGGAGCAGTTCGGCGAAGTCCGCCGCGATCGCCGGGAGGCCGAACATGCACGGCCCGCACTGCCGGGCCGACTCCGCCGCCAGGAACGCCAGCACCTTCGCCGTGTACTCGAGCCCGCACGCCCGGGCCGGGAGCGCGTACACCGCCGGAATCCCCGAGACGCCGAACCGGAAGTCCGACGTCCAGGTCCCGCCGTAGCCGCCGACCAGCACCGCCTGCACCGGCTCGGTCTCGCCGCCCGCGGCGGCCAGCACCGCCGTCAACGGCGCTCCGGGCGCCACCTCCACGACCCCGGGCCGCCGGACCACGCCGGTCACCGTGACCAGGTCCCGGCGGGCGGAAAGGTAGTGCTGCGGGCCGAGGAGGATCACCAGCGCCAGCTGCGCCAGCGTTTCGACGTTGTCCACCAGTGTCGGCCGGCCGCGCACCCCGCGTTCGTCGGGCCGCGGCGACTTGCCGAGCGGCCGCGCGTCCCCCGACGTCAGGTAGTGGACGAGCGCCGTCTCCTCGCTGGCGACGTACCGCCGCGGGATCTCCTCGACGCGCACCGGCACGGGGTCGTCGCGTTCGGCGAGCGCGGCGAAGACGCTCGGCAGCACCGGGCTGCCCGCGTGCACGCAGAGGACGGCTTCCCCGGCGCCGACGGCGTGCGCGGCGAGCTGCAGGCCGTCGAGCACCAGGTGCGGGGACAGCGTCAGCAGCGCGGCGTCCTTGTGGCTGAGCGGGTCGCCTTCGCAGCCGTTCGCGACGACGACCGAGCGCGGTGCCCGGGCCGAGCGCAGCTTGACCGCGGTCGGGAAGCCCGCGCCGCCGCGGCCGCGCAGGTCCGCCGCGGCGACGGCTTCGATCAGCCGGTCGCGGCCGTCTTCGCCGTGGTAGGCGACCCAGGGCACGACGCCGTTGCGGCGCCGGTGGCCGGCCAGGTCGAGGTGGTGGGGCGGCAGGATGGTCATCGGGTGCCTCCGAGCGGCGAGAGCTTGCGGGTCGCGGTGTCGGCGTCCTGGCGCGTGGCCCGGAAGGCGACGGCGCCGAGCACGGCCAGCACGCAGGACACGTCGAGGGCGACGATCCAGCCGTACGC
This genomic window from Amycolatopsis mongoliensis contains:
- a CDS encoding ferredoxin gives rise to the protein MKVTVDPIGCRAHGLCADLLPEAVRLDEWGYPVVASGPVPPGLVAEARRAVAACPALALRLRKD
- a CDS encoding NADH-ubiquinone oxidoreductase-F iron-sulfur binding region domain-containing protein, whose protein sequence is MTILPPHHLDLAGHRRRNGVVPWVAYHGEDGRDRLIEAVAAADLRGRGGAGFPTAVKLRSARAPRSVVVANGCEGDPLSHKDAALLTLSPHLVLDGLQLAAHAVGAGEAVLCVHAGSPVLPSVFAALAERDDPVPVRVEEIPRRYVASEETALVHYLTSGDARPLGKSPRPDERGVRGRPTLVDNVETLAQLALVILLGPQHYLSARRDLVTVTGVVRRPGVVEVAPGAPLTAVLAAAGGETEPVQAVLVGGYGGTWTSDFRFGVSGIPAVYALPARACGLEYTAKVLAFLAAESARQCGPCMFGLPAIAADFAELLRGGPSTARLARRLPPLTGRGACAHPDGAARLAASALQVFGADLAAHSAGGRCRILERVA